The DNA window CCTTGATCTCCTCCGGCTTGATCTGCATTATCCGCACCGCCGCCTCGACCGAGCAGAATTCCGACCCATGCACGCCGGCCGTGATCAAAAGCGTTGGGCCAGGTTCCGCGCTCTCGATGATCGCGAAAGGGATCGCGGTTTCGTCGATCGGAGTGACATGGCCGAACTCGACGCGGGCTTTTCTCGTATGAAGAGCGGGCAAATTATCCATGGCGCTACATCCTCTCAAAATGTCTGTGGGATTTATATCTGACGTGGCAAAGACCGCACGGAAAACGTGCGAGAGATTGCGTCAGGATAAGCACCCTCTTGCAGTGACGACAAGACCGAACCTCATGCCGCCGGAAAATCGGTGCTCTCGGCCAGCCGCCTGTAGGCTTCGACTGCGTAGAGCACGGTCCGCATCTGCGCCTCGTGGCAATCGATGAAGGTCTGGTCATAGACCGTCTCGTCCGTCGCCTCGGTAATGATCGTCAGCGGCGCCTGATAGAGTGAGCCGACCTGCTTCAATACGGGGATGCCGTAGCGCACCTCGAACGGCGCGTTCGGCATATGTTGCCGGACACAATCGATCTGCTTGGCGTTGAAGTCGACAAGGGCCTTGTCCTCTGCAAGCCGTCGTGCCACCTCGTCGAGCAACGTTTCACCGATCGCTTCCCAGCCGGGATGCGTGCAGATGATCAGGAAAAAGCCCTTCGGGATGGTCCAGAGCTCGAAACCACGCGGCAGGTAACCGGACATCGGCCGTGTCCATTCATGCGAAGGATAGCCATGCAGGTTAAGATGAAGCTTGGCGGAAGACAGTGTCAGGGCCGCTGTCCGAGCGTCACGCTCATAGGCGGGGGCGGGGACGGTGAAAGAAAGATCGTCGCCAAAGGCCGTATAGCGGGCGGCGTGATGCATGTGGAACGGGTTTTCGACGATCAGCCTCTGATGCAGCTCATAGCCGTCGACATTCTCGACGGGGACGATGGCGAAATGTGCATTGGGATCGCCGGCAAGCACCTGCGCAGCTCTCAGCGCGCCGACCGGACCGCTGGTCTCATTGGCGTGTTGGCCGGAAGAGATGAGGACGGCAGGGCCGGGGCCTTTATGATAACCCCCGAGCACATCGCGACCCTCGCGCGAAACGGCTTTGATTGGCTCGCCCTCGATCTTGGACAGCTCCCTTCGAATCTGGCCGATCTTAAGCGGCCGGCCGGCGGTTTCCATGGCGATGTCGGGACCTGTCGTCTCTTCGTGCTCGCCGAAATCCTCGATGGTCATGACGATCCGCGGATTGGCCTTTGCAGCGCGGATATCCGGGACAACCTGGCCAGGTCTTGCTCCGCCACGGCCGGCCATGGCGCCCATTTCAGCATTCAGGCATTCCCGCACGGTGAAAAACAGGTCCTCATGCATGGCTTCGCGCAGGCTGATGCTTTCGCTGCAAAAATCCAGATCGAGATCGTTGGCCGGCAGGTCGACCGTGATGCGCAGCCGGTCGAAATATGGCTGCTGCCGCTCCCAATGATGATGCTTGACCGCATCGACGGCGGCGAGGAACAGGATCTCAAAATCCGTCTTCAGGCGCTGCCCGGCATCGGCAACACCGACAGCCCGCCGCCAGCCGCAGCAACGCAGCACCGGCGTGCCCACATGATCGTCCTCGACGATATTCGGCGCGAAGACGGCATGCGTGCTCGTTTCACCTGCTTTCGTTACGAGCGTAACATCATAGACGAGATCGAGATCATTGGCGTGGAAGGATATCTCGGCGTTACCAACGAGTGCGGCCAGCGGATAGGCCTCGATCAGGAAACGATGGGGATCGGCGGCGGCATGAACAGGGTAGCCGACCTCGATCCGGGCAAGGGAAGAAATATCGACCTCTTCCAGGAAGAAATAGACCAATGGCTTGTAGGCACTGCGGATACGCGCCTTGATGCCGGCCGTGGCAAGCTTTGCTTCCGCTGCCTTGCGTGAGGGGCCGTCGTCGAACAGCCAGGCCTCGACCGCCTGGCTCGGTGGACTGGAAAGCAGCAGGGAGACCAGGGCGTCGAGCGTGCGCGGAACATCGAGATTGAGAATGGTAGTCATTTTTCCCTCGTGGGATCGAGATAGTCGCGAAGCCAGTCGCCGAGCAGATTGAGCCCGAGGACGGTGAACATGATGGCGAAGCCCGGAAAGACACTGACCCACCAGGCCGACTGCACATAGGTGCGGCCATCGGCCAGCATACCGCCCCAGCTCGGAATCGTCGCATCGACGCCAAGGCCGACGAAAGTCAGGCTACTTTCGAGCAGGATGTTGTTGGCGACGTTGAGCGTCATAAGCACGATCACCGGGCCGATAATATTCGGCAGAATATGCTTGAAGATGATCCGGCCCTTGCCGGCGCCGATGGCCCGTGCCGACTGGATGAATTCCCGATCGCGCAGCGACAGGACCTGACCGCGCACCAGACGAGCATATTGCACCCATTGGGCGATGATCATCAGCGATATCAGAACGGAAAGACCGGGGCCGACGATGGCGATGAAGGTCAGCGCCATCAGCATGAACGGCATGGCAAGCTGAACGTCGGCGATACGCATGAGGATCATGTCGGCGACACCGCGGAAATAACCTGCGATCAACCCCGCTGTCGTCCCGACGATCGTGGCGCCGCCGACCGACAATAGACCGACGATCAGCGATATCTTGCCGCCGGCGGCTATGCGGGCGAGCACATCGCGGCCAAGCGGATCGGTGCCAAGAATATGCTTTAAGCTGACGAAGGGCGGCAGCAGGCGAGCGCGCAGATCCATCATATCGGCGCTGCCACGGAAGATCGCGTCGGAGAAGACGACGAGCAGGACCATGCCGGCGGTGAAGATGACACCGAGGATCAGTTCCAGCGGCGTATGGCGAAAGAAGGTGATGCGTTTTGCGGAAGAGACGGCCATAGGCATCACTTCCTTCCGATGCGGGGATCGATGATGCCGTAGGCGAGATCGATCGCAAGGTTGGTGAGCACGATCATCAGCGCCAGCACGGTGATCGTCCCCTGTAGCACCGGATAATCTCGCGCCGAAATCGCGTCGAAGGCGAGGCTGCCCATGCCCGGCCAGTTGAACACACGTTCGACAATGACGACGCCGCCGAGCAGGTCGCCGAACTGCAGGCCAACGAAGGTCAGCAGCGGGATAAGGCAGTTGCGAAGCGCATGCTTATAGAGCACGACGCGATCCTTCAGCCCCTTGGCGCGCGAGACGAGGATATATTGGGTCGAGAGCGTATCCAGCATCGCCGTGCGCACGATGCGAAGATTCACGGCGGAAAGGATGAGCGCCAGCGTCAGGCAGGGCAGGACGAGACCCTGATAGACGAGGAAGCCGCTCGACGGCAGCCACTCGAACTTGATCGAGAAGATCAGCACCAGCATGATCGCCAGCCAGAAATTCGGGAAGGAGAGGCCGATCAGCGAGAAGATGCGGATGATCTGATCCGACCAGGAGCCCGCCTTGACGGCAGCATGGATGCCGAGCGGGATCGAAATCAGAAAGGAAATGATCAGCGAAAGGAAAGAGAGCAGCAGGGTGGCGGGCAAGGCTTGCGCAATCATCGTCCAGACCGGCGTACCGCCGAAGAAACTCTTGCCGAAATCACCCCTGATGACGCCGCCGATGAAATTCAGATATTGCATATGGAAAGGCTGATCGAGACCCAGACCAGCGCGGATGCGCTGCAGATCCGCTTCGCTGATGGCGCCGCCGCCGCTCACAAGCATGGCCGTAGGGTCGCCAGAGAGGCGGATCGCATAGGAGACGAGCAGCGTGACGACGATCACGACGAACAGCGCCTGAAACAGACGTTTCAAGATATAGATTGGCATGATTGGCCTCTGCTGAAACGATGACTGCCCACCAATTGGCGGGCAGTCATGTCGGGTTCGACTTATTCAACAGTGGTATCGACGAAGCGGAAGCGGATATCCGGGGTCGGCGGCAGATTGTGAACACGCTTGTTGACGGCATAGAGCGTGTTGCTGTTATAGAGCGGAATCTCATAAGCCTGATCGGCAGCATAGTCGGCGATCTGGTTCAGAATCTTCTTACGCTCATCGACATTGTAGGTGGCGCGTTGCGCCTCCAGCATCTGATCGAGCTTGGCATCCTTGATGTAGGGATTCCAGAATTGGCCGCTGTGATAAAGCAGATAGGCCGTGTTGTCGAAGTCGAAGGTCCAGCCGCCCCACTGATACTGATAGAGCGGGCCGGTTTTACCGTGCGGTACCAGATCGGTGTAGTAGACGTTGGATTCGTAGGACTTCAGCGCGACATTGATGCCGACTGCTTGCAGATAGGCGGCAACCGTCTGGGCCACTTCGCGGAAGGTCGCATTTGTGCCGATGAAGGACAATTCGACATTAGTGCCGGGCTTGACGCCGGCCTTGGCGAGCGCCGCCTTGGCGGCCGCCGGGTCGAAAGGCAGGGGCTTCAAGTTCGGATCGTAGCCGAAGGACAGCGAGCTCTGGAGACTGGCGATCGGCTTGGCATTGCCCTGCATGATCTGTTCAATGATTGCATCTCGGTCGATCGCCTCGATCATAGCCTTGCGAACGGCCGGGTCCTTGGTGAGGCCGTCGGCGCTGTTGAAGCGCAGCATGACCACATCGGGACCGGTGATGCTTTCCACTTCCAGTTTCGGATCGCCTTTGATCGTATCGATCAGGCTGATCGGCACCAGCGTCGCAATGTCGATGCCGCCTGATTGCAGCTCGGACACCTGGGTCGCCGCTTCCGGAATGAAGCGATAGACGAGGCCGCTAAGCTTCGGTGCGCCGCCCCAATAATCGGGGTTGGCCTCAAGCGTCAGACTGACCTTCGGCTTATAGTCGACGAACTTGAACGCCCCCGTGCCGACCGGATGAAGGTTGAAATAGGTGTCACCTTTTTCCTGGATATATTTCGGCGGCACGATCATCGCACCGTAGCCGGCGAGCTTGGTGATCAGCACCGGGTCCGGCGTCTTCAGGATGAAATCGACGGTGTAGTCGTCAATGACATTGACCGAGCCGATCGAGGTGTAGTTCGCCTGTTGCGGTCCTTTGGCGCCTTCAGGACCAAGGAGCCGGTCGAACGTGAACTTGACCGCTGCAGCGTTGAAATCTTCGCCATCATGGAATTTCACGCCCTGACGCAGCGTGAAGCGGATGCGCTTGTTATCGTCCAGGAATTGCCAGCTGGTGGCAAGGCCCGGATAGAGTTTCAGATCCGGGCCGCGCAGAACAAGGCCGTCATAGAGGTTGCTGCCGATGCGGCCCCAGGTGAGGGTGAACGTGTCGATCGGGTCCCAGCTGCCGTCGTCTGTTTCGAGAGCGACGGTCAAGGTGCCGGCGGCATGTGCGGCTGTAGTCGCGATCGGCAGAAGCGATAGGGCGGCGGCAAAAAGAAGATTGCGATATCCTGTCAGTTTCATTGTCTTATTCCCCTTGATATTTTTGTGGGCATGAAATTCGAGTAGGCGGTCTGTCCTTATGGGAGGGCTGCGGACAGCTTCTGCGGCTCGGCCGCAACGAAGTGGGAGGGCGAGAAGCGGCGGTATTCGACAAGCGCCGGCTCGTCGCCGATTTTCCTGACCGGGCTAGGAATGGCGCCGGTCAGAAGCGAGGTGTCGATGCTGCGATCCGGATCGGGGATCGGTATCGCCGAGAGCAATTTGCGCGTATAGGGATGTTGCGGATTTTCGAAGATTTCCTGTCGCGTGCCGATCTCGACGATCTGGCCGAGATACATGACCGCGACGCGATGGCTGATCTTTTCGACCACAGCCATGTCATGGGTGATGAACAGATAGGAAAGACCGCGCTCCTTCTGCAATTCCAGCAGTAGGTCGAGGATCTGCGCCTGTATCGAGACATCGAGCGCCGAGACGGACTCATCGGCGATGATCAGCTCGGGATCGCTGGCAAGCGCGCGCGCAATGCAGACACGCTGGCGCTGGCCACCTGAAAGCTCATGCGGAAACCGTGTCCGATAATCGCGCGGCAGGCCGACGCGGTCGAGCAGATCATTGGTGCGCGCCTCGATCGCCGCCCTGGTCGGTAACAGCTGATGAACGACCATCGGCTCGGCAATGCTGGCACCGACCCGCTGACGCGGATCGAGCGCGGCAAAGGGATCCTGAAATATGTATTGGATCTTCTGCAGCAGCGAATGTTTCTCGCGCTCGTTCATTTCGGCGATGTCACGTCCGCGGAAACGTATCTTGCCGCCGGACGGCTGCATGATCTGCTGCAGCATGCGGCCGGTCGTCGATTTGCCGCTGCCGGATTCGCCGACGAGTGCCAGCGTCTCGCCGGCTGACATCTCAAAGGAGATACCTTCGACGGCGTGCACTCGATGCGTCGTCCGTCCGAATATGTTCTTCTTCGCCTGGAACCTGGCGGTTAGTCCGTCGACTTGAAGGAGCGGCGGTTTGGCGCCCGAGCGTTCCGCCTCGAGCGTCTCGCTATTGGGAGCGGGCTTTCCGGACATGCTGCCGAGCCGCGGCACGGCGGCAAGCAAGGCCTGCGTATAGGCGTGCTGAGGATTGGAAAACAGGGCTCGCACCGGCGCATCCTCAAGCTTTTCGCCATGGCGCATCACGATGACGTCGTCCGCCATCTCGGCAACCACACCCATGTCGTGGGTGATGAAGATCACCGCCATACCGAGCTCGCGCTGCAATTCCCTGATGGTGTTGAGGATCTGTGCCTGGATGGTAACGTCCAGCGCTGTCGTCGGCTCATCGGCAATCAGAAGCTGCGGCCGGCAGGAGAGTGCCATGGCGATCATGACGCGCTGGCGCATGCCACCGGACAGTTGATGCGGATAACGCTTCATCATCGCATCGGCGTCGGGAATGCGGACTTTTTCCAGCATATCGCGGGCGATGCGATTGGCCTCGGCCCGGGATGTCCTTTGATGCAGCAGCACCGCCTCTGTGATCTGGTCACCGATCGAAAAGACCGGATCGAGCGAGGTCATCGGCTCCTGGAAGATCATGGCGATCTCGCCGCCGCGGATTTGCCGGATGCGTTCGGGGTTTGCCTTGAGAAGATCGAGCGGGCCGGTGCGGCTTCGGAAAATCGCCTCGCCGCCGCTGATGTGGCCGCCGGAATAATCGGTGAGGCGCATGATCGCCCTTGACGTCACCGATTTGCCGGAGCCGGACTCGCCGACGATGGCGAGCGTCTTGCCGGCATGAACATCGAAACTGAGCGACTTTACCGCCTGAAAGGCATCGAACCTTTGGGGGAAGTCTACCGATAGCGAGCGAACCGAAAGAAGGGGAGCAGAAGGGTCAACTCGGATATCGATCGGTAGGCTCATAGGGTTGCCGCTGACCTCGCTGCCTGCTCGTAATAGCCCGACAGCGCCCGCAAATGCGATGCTATGTCGGAAAGATCGTCCTGAGAGAGGCCTGAAACCTTGGTGGCTTCGACCAGCAGCCGTTCGCGGATTTCGGAATAGCGCGTCAGCGCCTCCAGGCCCTTGTCGGTCACCTGAATCATCTTTTCCTTGCCGGTCTTGCCGGTCTTGACGAGACCGGCAGCCTCCAGCTTCTTCACGGCGTAGTTGGCGACATGGGTGTCTTCGATGTCGAGCACGAGGCAGAGATCTGACAACGTCTTCGGCCGCCCACGGTGCCGCACCGAATGGATGATCAGGATCTCGACCGGCGAGAGGCTGGGCACGCCGGCAGCCGCCATGCAGCGAACCATCCAGCGGTTAAACGCATGCGAAAAAAGGATCAATCCATACTCAAGTTCGGAGAGGGCCGGAGAACTGCCTCCCGCCAGATGGGCGGACGACACGATCAATTCGCGGGGAGATTTCCGTTCCTTCGGCTTATCCAAAATGCTCTCACATAACCGGATTGAAGTACGTCAGGCAGACTATCCGACAAAGACAATTTGTCAACAAATTATCGCTAAGATTCAAGTATCCTCGGCCAGGCTTTTTGGCAGTGCACCTGACCACACTCAAGGCGGCCAAGGAGGTAATCTCTAAGCCTCAGGTTTGCCGTATCCGCCGCCAGTCGGGGTGACGACGGTGAAGGCTTCGCCAGCGTCCAATACCGTATGGGCGGCGCCGATCAGCTCGTCGATGGTGCCGTCGTTGCGCCGGACATAATTGCGGCCGGTCTGACCCGGTTCACCGCCCTTGGCGCCGAACGGAGCGATGCGGCGATGGCCGGAGAGCACGGCAAATTCCAGCTTCTCGCGGGTCCGAATGGTACGCTGGGTACCGTTGCCGGAGCTCCATCTGCCGCGTCCGCCGGAATTCGGGCGGATATGGAAATCCTCCAGCACCACGGGGAACCGGGTCTCGAGAATTTCCGGATCGGTCAGGCGCGAATTGGTCATGTGCGTGTGCACGGCATCGGCGCCGTTGAAACCAGGGCCGGCGGGCGCGCCGGAACAGATCGTCTCGTAATATTGATAGGTATCATTGCCAAAGGTGAGGTTGTTCATCGTCCCCTGGGCAGCGGCGAGCGTGCCGACCGCGCCGAACAGGCAGTTGGTCACGGCCTGGCTGACCTCGACATTGCCTGCGACGACGGCGGCCGGATATTTCGGCGTCAGCATCGTCCCGTCGGGGATGATGATCCGAACCGGCCGCAGACAACCGGCATTCATCGGAATGTCGGCTTCGACCAGCACGCGGAAGACATAAAGCACGGCAGCGCGCGTTACCGGCTGCGGCGCATTGAAATTGTCCGCGCGCTGCTCCGAAGTCCCGGTGAAGTCCACCGTCGCCTCGCGCTTGTCCCTGTCGATCGAAATCTTGACGACGATCTTGCAACCCTGATCCATTTCATAGCTGAACTCGCCGTCCGGCAGACGATCGAGAACGCGGCGCACGCTTTCGGCCGCATTGTCCTGGACGTGACCCATATAGGCATCGACCACGTCTTCGCCGAAGTGGACGATCATCTTCTTCAGTTCGGCAACGCCCTTCTCATTGGCGGCGACCTGTGCCTTCAGGTCGTTGACGTTCTGCGCCAGTGTGCGTACCGGGTAGCGGGCGCCGGTCAAGAGCTTCGCCAGCTCGTCTTCGCAGAAGCGGCCGCGATCGAGGAGCTTGAAATTGTCGATATAGACTCCTTCCTCCTCGATGTGAGTGGCAAGCGGCGACATGGAGCCGGGGGAGATACCGCCGATATCGGCGTGATGGCCGCGGCTGGCGACCCAGAAACGAATGTCCTTGCCGGCATCGTCGAAGACGGGCGTGCAGACTGTGAGGTCCGGCAGATGCGTGCCGCCATTGTAGGGCGCATTGATAAGGAAGACGTCGCCGGGATGGATGATCGGATTTTCCCGGATGGCAGTTGCGACCGAGGCGTCCATGGAGCCGAGATGCACCGGCATGTGCGGTGCATTGGCAACGAGATTACCTTCGGCATCGAAGACGGCACAGGAGAAGTCCAGCCGCTCCTTGATATTGACGGAATAGGCGGTGTTCTGGAGCGTCACGCCCATCTGTTCGGCGATGGACATGAAGAGATTGTTGAAGATTTCCAGCATCACCGGATCGGCCTTGGTGCCGATGGCAGTGCGTTCCGGCAATGCCTTGATGCGGGTCAAGACGATGTGATCCTTCGCCGTCAACACCGCCTGCCAGCCGTCCTCGATGACGATGGTCTGGTTCGGCTCGATGATGATCGCCGGTCCGGTCACTGTCTGGCCGGGCAGGATCGCCTCGCGCAGCACGACGGCTGCATCGTGGCTTTCGCCCTGGGAATGGAAGGATGTGCGGCGGGCCGCATCGGCTTCGCCTTTGCCGGACTGTTCTTTCTCGATGTCGATCTCGGCCGCCGCACCTCCGATCGTTTCGATTTCGACTGCCTCGACCACCAGCGGCTTATCTTCCGCGACAAAGCCGAAGCGGCGCTTGTGCAGCACTTCGAATTCGCTGCGCAGCCGCGCGGGCTCGTCGACCCCGGGGAAGGTGACCTCAACCGCCAGCATCGTATCCGTGCCCGCATAGCGGATGTGAGCGCGCTGGATCGTGCGGATATCGTCCTCAGTCACGCCTTGCGCTTGCAGTTCCGGCACGCATTCGCCCTGCAATTCTCGGCCCAATGCGGCAATGGCCGCCGGCGCGGCATCGTCGAGCCGTACGCCAAGGGCCTTCTGCCGCGTAGCCCTGATATCGGCGAGACCCATGCCATAGGCTGAGAGCAGGCCGGACATCGGATGCAGCAGTATGCTCTTCATGCCGAGCGCGTCGGCGACGAGGCAGGCGTGCTGTCCACCGGCGCCGCCGAAGCAATTGAGGGCATAGTGCGTCACGTCATAGCCGCGCTGCACCGAAATCTTCTTGATCGCCTCGACCATATTGGCAACGGCGATACGGATGAAACCGTCAGCCACTTCTTCCGGACTGCGGCCATCGCCGATCTGGACTGCC is part of the Rhizobium jaguaris genome and encodes:
- a CDS encoding M14 family zinc carboxypeptidase is translated as MTTILNLDVPRTLDALVSLLLSSPPSQAVEAWLFDDGPSRKAAEAKLATAGIKARIRSAYKPLVYFFLEEVDISSLARIEVGYPVHAAADPHRFLIEAYPLAALVGNAEISFHANDLDLVYDVTLVTKAGETSTHAVFAPNIVEDDHVGTPVLRCCGWRRAVGVADAGQRLKTDFEILFLAAVDAVKHHHWERQQPYFDRLRITVDLPANDLDLDFCSESISLREAMHEDLFFTVRECLNAEMGAMAGRGGARPGQVVPDIRAAKANPRIVMTIEDFGEHEETTGPDIAMETAGRPLKIGQIRRELSKIEGEPIKAVSREGRDVLGGYHKGPGPAVLISSGQHANETSGPVGALRAAQVLAGDPNAHFAIVPVENVDGYELHQRLIVENPFHMHHAARYTAFGDDLSFTVPAPAYERDARTAALTLSSAKLHLNLHGYPSHEWTRPMSGYLPRGFELWTIPKGFFLIICTHPGWEAIGETLLDEVARRLAEDKALVDFNAKQIDCVRQHMPNAPFEVRYGIPVLKQVGSLYQAPLTIITEATDETVYDQTFIDCHEAQMRTVLYAVEAYRRLAESTDFPAA
- a CDS encoding ABC transporter permease, whose protein sequence is MAVSSAKRITFFRHTPLELILGVIFTAGMVLLVVFSDAIFRGSADMMDLRARLLPPFVSLKHILGTDPLGRDVLARIAAGGKISLIVGLLSVGGATIVGTTAGLIAGYFRGVADMILMRIADVQLAMPFMLMALTFIAIVGPGLSVLISLMIIAQWVQYARLVRGQVLSLRDREFIQSARAIGAGKGRIIFKHILPNIIGPVIVLMTLNVANNILLESSLTFVGLGVDATIPSWGGMLADGRTYVQSAWWVSVFPGFAIMFTVLGLNLLGDWLRDYLDPTREK
- a CDS encoding ABC transporter permease — protein: MPIYILKRLFQALFVVIVVTLLVSYAIRLSGDPTAMLVSGGGAISEADLQRIRAGLGLDQPFHMQYLNFIGGVIRGDFGKSFFGGTPVWTMIAQALPATLLLSFLSLIISFLISIPLGIHAAVKAGSWSDQIIRIFSLIGLSFPNFWLAIMLVLIFSIKFEWLPSSGFLVYQGLVLPCLTLALILSAVNLRIVRTAMLDTLSTQYILVSRAKGLKDRVVLYKHALRNCLIPLLTFVGLQFGDLLGGVVIVERVFNWPGMGSLAFDAISARDYPVLQGTITVLALMIVLTNLAIDLAYGIIDPRIGRK
- a CDS encoding ABC transporter substrate-binding protein — encoded protein: MKLTGYRNLLFAAALSLLPIATTAAHAAGTLTVALETDDGSWDPIDTFTLTWGRIGSNLYDGLVLRGPDLKLYPGLATSWQFLDDNKRIRFTLRQGVKFHDGEDFNAAAVKFTFDRLLGPEGAKGPQQANYTSIGSVNVIDDYTVDFILKTPDPVLITKLAGYGAMIVPPKYIQEKGDTYFNLHPVGTGAFKFVDYKPKVSLTLEANPDYWGGAPKLSGLVYRFIPEAATQVSELQSGGIDIATLVPISLIDTIKGDPKLEVESITGPDVVMLRFNSADGLTKDPAVRKAMIEAIDRDAIIEQIMQGNAKPIASLQSSLSFGYDPNLKPLPFDPAAAKAALAKAGVKPGTNVELSFIGTNATFREVAQTVAAYLQAVGINVALKSYESNVYYTDLVPHGKTGPLYQYQWGGWTFDFDNTAYLLYHSGQFWNPYIKDAKLDQMLEAQRATYNVDERKKILNQIADYAADQAYEIPLYNSNTLYAVNKRVHNLPPTPDIRFRFVDTTVE
- a CDS encoding ABC transporter ATP-binding protein, with amino-acid sequence MSLPIDIRVDPSAPLLSVRSLSVDFPQRFDAFQAVKSLSFDVHAGKTLAIVGESGSGKSVTSRAIMRLTDYSGGHISGGEAIFRSRTGPLDLLKANPERIRQIRGGEIAMIFQEPMTSLDPVFSIGDQITEAVLLHQRTSRAEANRIARDMLEKVRIPDADAMMKRYPHQLSGGMRQRVMIAMALSCRPQLLIADEPTTALDVTIQAQILNTIRELQRELGMAVIFITHDMGVVAEMADDVIVMRHGEKLEDAPVRALFSNPQHAYTQALLAAVPRLGSMSGKPAPNSETLEAERSGAKPPLLQVDGLTARFQAKKNIFGRTTHRVHAVEGISFEMSAGETLALVGESGSGKSTTGRMLQQIMQPSGGKIRFRGRDIAEMNEREKHSLLQKIQYIFQDPFAALDPRQRVGASIAEPMVVHQLLPTRAAIEARTNDLLDRVGLPRDYRTRFPHELSGGQRQRVCIARALASDPELIIADESVSALDVSIQAQILDLLLELQKERGLSYLFITHDMAVVEKISHRVAVMYLGQIVEIGTRQEIFENPQHPYTRKLLSAIPIPDPDRSIDTSLLTGAIPSPVRKIGDEPALVEYRRFSPSHFVAAEPQKLSAALP
- a CDS encoding winged helix DNA-binding protein, encoding MDKPKERKSPRELIVSSAHLAGGSSPALSELEYGLILFSHAFNRWMVRCMAAAGVPSLSPVEILIIHSVRHRGRPKTLSDLCLVLDIEDTHVANYAVKKLEAAGLVKTGKTGKEKMIQVTDKGLEALTRYSEIRERLLVEATKVSGLSQDDLSDIASHLRALSGYYEQAARSAATL
- a CDS encoding hydantoinase B/oxoprolinase family protein, which codes for MSGSAAGHWDFWIDRGGTFTDIVGRDPAGELHARKVLSENPDAYRDAAVYGIRLHLGLTSGEPIPAGLISEVRMGTTVATNALLERKGERLALVATKGFRDALRIGYQERKKIFATEIIKPEALYDDVVEIEERVLADGAVEFALDEQAAEAALRDLRAKGYRAIAIIFMHAYKFPAHEAAVAKIARRLGFEQVSVSHEVSPLIKLVGRGDTTVVDAYLSPVLGRYINQVSEELDIARTGVRVMFMMSSGGLTAADMFQGKDAILSGPAGGVVGLAKTGEQAGFANVIGFDMGGTSTDVAHFDGEYERAFETEVAGVRVRAPMMLIHTVAAGGGSILHFDGDRFRVGPDSAGAFPGPACYRNGGPLAVTDANVMTGKLLPEFFPAIFGPNQDQPLDIETVRGRFAELAVQIGDGRSPEEVADGFIRIAVANMVEAIKKISVQRGYDVTHYALNCFGGAGGQHACLVADALGMKSILLHPMSGLLSAYGMGLADIRATRQKALGVRLDDAAPAAIAALGRELQGECVPELQAQGVTEDDIRTIQRAHIRYAGTDTMLAVEVTFPGVDEPARLRSEFEVLHKRRFGFVAEDKPLVVEAVEIETIGGAAAEIDIEKEQSGKGEADAARRTSFHSQGESHDAAVVLREAILPGQTVTGPAIIIEPNQTIVIEDGWQAVLTAKDHIVLTRIKALPERTAIGTKADPVMLEIFNNLFMSIAEQMGVTLQNTAYSVNIKERLDFSCAVFDAEGNLVANAPHMPVHLGSMDASVATAIRENPIIHPGDVFLINAPYNGGTHLPDLTVCTPVFDDAGKDIRFWVASRGHHADIGGISPGSMSPLATHIEEEGVYIDNFKLLDRGRFCEDELAKLLTGARYPVRTLAQNVNDLKAQVAANEKGVAELKKMIVHFGEDVVDAYMGHVQDNAAESVRRVLDRLPDGEFSYEMDQGCKIVVKISIDRDKREATVDFTGTSEQRADNFNAPQPVTRAAVLYVFRVLVEADIPMNAGCLRPVRIIIPDGTMLTPKYPAAVVAGNVEVSQAVTNCLFGAVGTLAAAQGTMNNLTFGNDTYQYYETICSGAPAGPGFNGADAVHTHMTNSRLTDPEILETRFPVVLEDFHIRPNSGGRGRWSSGNGTQRTIRTREKLEFAVLSGHRRIAPFGAKGGEPGQTGRNYVRRNDGTIDELIGAAHTVLDAGEAFTVVTPTGGGYGKPEA